In one Magallana gigas chromosome 9, xbMagGiga1.1, whole genome shotgun sequence genomic region, the following are encoded:
- the LOC117691140 gene encoding uncharacterized protein, with protein sequence MNFDRKKQIRFKNDDDIRLLREVVARNPIKNKNKWTEVAAVLSTPMFVLDARRVRERTNLLIEQHKRENRENLKRSGVDEDVTERTTLLDEIMELKEEEEREKKEEKEKKEKSENLGKEIRKRALECLTPKKDDESDIPKRRNSQTYLVDFLKEKSEMEMATKRTELELRKEELRLQKAQFDLDREERLQRMEIEKQEKIAFMDLLKTLTNNK encoded by the exons ATGAACTTCGACAGGAAAAAACAAATAAGATTTAAGAATGATGATGACATCAGGCTTCTGAGGGAAGTTGTTGCGAGaaatccaataaaaaataaaaacaaatggaCAGAAGTCGCTGCAGTTTTGTCAACGCCTATGTTTGTGCTTGATGCTAGGAGAGTAAGAGAACGTACAAACCTCCTCATTGAACAACATAAGCGAgaaaatagagaaaatcttaaaag ATCTGGCGTTGATGAAGATGTTACTGAAAGAACAACTTTACTAGATGAAATCATGGAActgaaagaagaagaagagagagaaaagaaagaagaaaaagagaaGAAGGAAAAATCTGAAAACTTGGggaaagaaataagaaaaagagCCCTGGAGTGTTTAACTCCAAAGAAAG ATGATGAGAGTGACATTCCAAAAAGGAGAAATTCTCAAACCTACttagttgattttttaaaggagaAATCAGAAATGGAGATGGCAACAAAGAGAACGGAGTTAGAATTGAGAAAAGAAGAACTTAGATTACAGAAGGCACAATTCGACCTCGACCGGGAGGAGAGACTCCAAAGGATGGAAATAGAAAAACAGGAGAAAATTGCATTCATGGATTTGTTGAAGACActaacaaacaataaataa
- the LOC136271602 gene encoding uncharacterized protein — MAQSMMLLASLEGDDDLLLLSCMDDDKESSIYHKLGIDELSEEQFRTLFRFKKEDICALCDALGIPVKIVCKNRTVCTGIEGLCILIRRLAYPNRLQDLSHVFGRSTAEISYIFNTVLDLIDSIHGHKLENLHQPWLSHAKLDEMVAAVNQCGAPLVNCWGFIDGTVRPICRPQSHQQLVFNGHKRVHGLKFQCITTPDGMIAHMFGPIEGRRHDAGMLRESGVEQQMQHHMTKANGEVYSVYGDPAYPLSPYVIPPFRGAVISANQMRFNKKMSALRVCVEWTFGKILTLFAFLDYKKNQKLYLQPVGKYYRVATILTNCHTILYGSETGSFFDVSPPFLHEYLA; from the coding sequence ATGGCTCAATCTATGATGTTGCTTGCATCGCTGGAAGGTGATGATGACCTTTTACTGCTTTCATGTATGGATGACGACAAAGAATCATCAATTTATCATAAGTTAGGAATTGATGAACTCAGCGAAGAACAATTCCGTACATTATTCAGATTTAAGAAAGAAGACATATGTGCTTTGTGCGATGCTTTAGGCATACCTGTCAAAATTGTTTGCAAGAATAGAACTGTATGCACGGGAATAGAAGGTTTGTGCATCCTTATACGTAGATTAGCATACCCGAATAGATTGCAAGATCTTTCACACGTGTTTGGAAGATCAACAGCTGAAATATCCTATATCTTTAATACGGTTTTAGACCTTATAGATTCAATCCACGGACATAAATTGGAAAACTTGCATCAGCCGTGGTTGTCCCACGCGAAACTTGACGAGATGGTTGCAGCTGTCAACCAATGTGGGGCACCCCTTGTAAATTGCTGGGGGTTTATCGACGGAACCGTGAGGCCCATATGCAGACCACAATCTCATCAGCAATTGGTATTCAATGGACATAAAAGAGTACATGGTCTTAAATTCCAATGCATTACGACACCTGACGGAATGATTGCTCATATGTTTGGTCCAATTGAAGGCCGCCGTCATGATGCAGGTATGCTAAGAGAAAGCGGTGTTGAACAACAAATGCAACATCATATGACAAAAGCAAATGGTGAAGTCTACTCAGTCTACGGTGACCCCGCCTATCCATTATCCCCATACGTAATTCCCCCCTTTCGAGGAGCTGTTATATCAGCGAATCAGATGCGTTTTAACAAAAAGATGTCAGCTCTCAGAGTATGCGTAGAATGGACTTTCGGCAAAATTCTAACTTTGTTTGCTTTTCTTGActataagaaaaatcaaaaattgtatttacaGCCTGTCGGAAAATATTACAGAGTAGCAACTATTCTAACCAACTGCCACACCATTTTGTATGGTAGTGAAACCGGTTCATTCTTTGATGTCTCCCCGCCATTTCTTCACGAATATTTGGCCTAA